From the genome of Sediminibacter sp. Hel_I_10:
TATGATATTTTAGTAAAACTAGAACCTCTTATGCTTATTGATGATATCCTTATCGGCTATCATTTATGGCTTAACCGAAACATTGTGATCTCCTCGATTTTAAAAGATGAGAATCTAACGCTTACGGTTTCAGATTTTCGTTTTAAAAAGCATAAAGATTTAGTGGATCACGTGGGTAGATCTTTGTTTAAAATACCTAGTGAACGTAAAGATCCTTTGTTCAGTTTTGTAGATAAAAACAGTAATCCTTGGCAGCTCATGAGTTTTGATTTAGACGAACTTGAGGCCGAGGCTCTTTTTGAAATGATGCCAAACGTGGAAGACATGGTCTGGCTTAATGAGAAAATTGCGTTTTCTGGTAAAGGCCATAAGATTTACGCCCATAATCTGAAAAAACGCGGTGATTGGGAACTTGTTGCCACTCTTGATAATTTTGGCATAACAAATGTCACAAGATTGGCGATAAGTCCTAACGGAAAGAAAATAGCCATTGTTGGGGAGTATGTTCTTGATTATGATCCTGAAACGCCTGATGCTATTGTACAGCAGCAGTTAGATGCCTATAATTATCAAGACATTGATATGTTCTTAGAAACATATACAGAGGATGTTAAACTGTATAATTATCCAAATGAATTGATTTCAGAAGGAAAGGTGCAACTTCGTGAGCGTTACGCTGATTTTTTTGAAAATACGCCAGATTTGTATGCTGCGCTAGAAAACCGTACCGTCATAGGAAATAAGGTGATTGACAAGGAAAAGTTAACCGCTAATGGCAATACTTTTTTCGCCGTAGCCATTTATGAAGTGGAAAACGGATTGATTAAAAGTGTAACTTTTGTAAAATAAATATTAAAATCATGAAGCAGCTTTTTCTATTGATGTTATTCTTGGGGTCTTCTATTCCATCTCAGGCTCAAGAAAAACCATCCCAGTTAGAACCCAAGTTGGAAAATATAGCATGGATTGCAGGTACCTGGCGAGGCGAGGCTTTTGGCGGTATTACTGAAGAAATATGGAGCCAACCCTCAGGTGGCTCAATGATGGCGAGTTTTAAATTGATTAACGAAGGGGAAGTGACTTTTTATGAAATTGAAATCATTAAAGAAGTTGACAATTCCTTGCTGTTGCAGCTCAAACATTTTGATAAGAATCTAAAAGGCTGGGAAACTAAAAATGAAACCATTGATTTTCCTTTAAAAGAGATTACTGCTCATAAGGTTGTCTTTGAGGGAATGACCTTTGAGAAAGTCAGTGATACCAAAATGACTGTTTTTGTAGATATCAAAAACGAAGAAGGAGATGTTGAAATTGTAGCGTTTGATTATACCCGAGAATGAAATATTACAATATCTAAAGCACATTTTCAAAAGATATAGACCTATTTAATTATCGTTTTTAATAAAGGATTCTAGTGGAATTTACCATTAAATATAAGGTTTAGTATCAGTAATTGCCTTCACTTTAATCATCTAAAATACATTCTAAAAAATTGATATTGAAAAAGCCACAAATACCCGATTTTAAGCATCGTATAAATGTGGCTTGATGGTTTCTAAATTTTGCTATAATTTAGCTGTTAATAGATTCCATTACCGATTCTTCCTGAGTAATGGTCGAAAGATTGATAGCAGTTTCTATAAGTGCTAAATGCGAATACGCTTGAGGGAAATTACCCAACAGACGCTTTGTTTTAAAGTCAATATCTTCACTAAATAATCCTAAATGATTGCTATAGCTCAATAATTGATCAAAGAGTTTTTTGGCTTTTTGTTCTTCACCAATTTTGAACAAGCTATTGATAAACCAAAAGGTACAAATGGTAAAGGAGGAGGAAGGTAAACCAAAATCATCCTGATTTTTATAGCGGTAGAGCAGGCCGTCATTACTTAATTCCTTTTCTATAGCTTTAACAGTGCTCACATATTTTGGATCTTTAGCATCTATAAACTCATAAGGCTCCATGAGTAATACAGCGGCGTCCAAATCTGTGCTACCATAACTTTGAGTAAATGCTTGTACGTCTTCATTCCAAGCATTATCCATAATATCCTTACGTATTTCGGCCTCTAACGGAAGCCATTTTTCAAGCTTATGAGTTTTTCCTAAAATTTTAGACACTTTAATCGCCTTATCTATGGCAACCCAACATAACACTTTAGAAAAGGTGAAGTGTCGGTCTTCCGTTCTAAATTCCCATATGCCTTTATCAGCCTCTTTCCAGTGCTTGCTTACTACCCAAACAATACCCTTAGTAATAGCCCAAAGTTCTTCGCCATTTTCAATATCGGTTTTAAACTTCACCAACTGCTGATGAATGACATCCATCAAAATCCCGTAAATATCATTTTGACGTTGTGAATATGCTGCATTACCAATGCGTACAGGTTTAGAACCCATATAACCGCTGAGGTGGTCTAGCTTTAATTCGGTCAATATTTTTTCACCATTAATGCCATACATGATTTGGAGTTTTTCATCCTTTTCAGGGATCAAGTGGGTGATGAACTCTAAGTAGCGTTTCGCCATGCGTTTGTGGCCCAATTGCGACACAACCTTGATAACCATAGAGGCATCACGAATCCAGCAGAAACGGTAATCCCAATTTCTAACCTCTCCAATGGTTTCAGGAAGTGACGTTGTTGCAGCAGCTAAAACAGCTCCTGTTTTTTCATAACTTAAAAGCTTGAGGGTCATTGCGCTTCTTGAAATCTGTTCATTATAAAGCGCATAGCTAGGTGTTCTAGTCATCCAGTTGAGCCAATACACTTTAGTGCGTTCCCGCTCTAAATCAATTTTATTGATGGTAGGAACAAATAGTTTTTCGTTATAACCAAATTGAAAAAAGCCGTCTGTTTTTAATTGAATGGGATGCCCTTCAACAACAGCTTTCTTGTCAAAACTGGTATAAAGAAATAAAGTATCATAACGTTCTTTATCGGTAAGGCTTACTATGAAATCTTCTTTCACGTAAGTGTTGGTGTTGCCTAGCGCATACTCTAATTTCGGGTTGTAATTGACCTTAAATTCCGGCGTTCCTTTTAAAAGTTTGATATATCGTACGACTTCCGGTGGCGCGTAATAATCATTGGTGTCTTTTTTGTAACGGGGCATGAAATCGTGGATTTCAAAACTATCCTTTTCCGTAGAAAAACGGGTTACTAAAATACAGGTGTTTTCTATGTAAGCTTGAGTGATCTCATAATCTTCTGAAACCGAAAAGCTAAAGCTCCCACCGATCTCATCGTCTAGGAGTTTTGCGAACACCGAAGAGGAGTCAAACTCTGGTAAGCAACACCAATCTAAAGAGCCTGTTTTTGAGATGAGTGCAGCGCTTCTGCAATTTCCTATAATGCCGTAGTCTAAATTCTTAATCAAATTTTAATGTTTATGGATTGTACGTTGACCGATTTAAACTTAATTTTAACACAATTCGAAGATTGTTTTCTGTTCAAACCAATTTTTCTTAAATTAACGAAAATCCTTCAAAAAATCAAAGCTTCAAAGATGAATAAAACGATAATTATTTCTAACAGACTCCCTTTACAGATCAAATTAGACCATGATAAACTCCAAGTTGAACCAAGTGTTGGAGGTCTTGCCACAGGACTTAAATCGGTACACAACGATGGTAATAGTCTTTGGATTGGTTGGTCTGGGCTCACTGAAGAAGAACTGAATGAGGAGCAAAGCAAAGAAGTGAAAAAAATGGTCAAGGAAGCCAAATGTGATGCGGTATCATTGACACAAAATGATCTCGAGAATTTTTATTACGGATTTAGTAATAGAACGTTATGGCCGCTGTTTCATTATTTTATGGAGTTTACCGAATTTGAAAATGATTATTGGGAATCTTATAAAGAAGTGAATCAGAAATTTGCAGATAAGGTTTTGGAGCATGTTGAAGATGGAGATACTGTTTGGGTTCATGATTACCAATTATTGCTCTTACCAAAACTTATTAAAGACAAGAAACCGAATACAACTATTGGGTTCTTTTTACATATTCCATATCCGTCTTATGAGATTTTCAGGACTTTTCCATGGCGTGAAGAATTATTGCACGGTATGTTGGGAGCAGATTTGATTGGATTTCACACCTATGATTACGAGCGACATTTTTTAAGTTCGGTAAAAAGGATCTTAAGACTTGATGTTAATTTTAATGAAATCACCTATCATGATCGCATTGTAAAGGTCGATTCATTTCCTATGGGCATTGATTATGACAAATTTCATGATTCTGCTATCAAACAAAAAGCTGAAGAAAAAAGCGAACTTCAAAAGCGATTGGATGATCACATCAACTCAAGTCCTGATGCCAGAATGATTTTGTCCATAGACCGTATGGATTATACTAAGGGTATTCCTAATAGGATTCGAGCTTTTGAATATTTTTTAAAAAAATACCCACAATATAAAGAAAAGGTACGTTTGATCATGTTGGCTGTGCCATCACGTTCTAATGTACCTCAATATCAAAAGCTGAAACGTGATACCGATGAACTTGTAGGGCGTGTAAATGGCGAGTTTTCAACTGTAAGCTGGACGCCAATCTGGTACTTTTATAGGTCTATGCCTTTTGAAAATCTGATTGATTTATATACCTCTTCGCATGTTGCCATGATTACACCCGTACGTGATGGGATGAATTTGGTAGCTAAAGAATATGTCGCCACAAGAACGGAACAAGACGGTGTACTCATCTTAAGTGAAATGGCAGGAGCTTCAAAAGAAATGAATGAATCCATGCTGATCAATCCTAACAATTTCGAACAGATTGCCGATACTTTAAAGTATGCATTGGAAATGCCAATAGAGGAACAACAATCTCGTATGAAAATATTACAGAAGCGATTAAAACGTTATACCGTAGAAAAATGGGCCGAAGAATTTATGAAATCGCTTCATGCTACAAAACATTTAGGTGCAGTGATTGCAGCAGAACGATTGGATGAAAAGGTACAGGAGCGCATGTACGCTGGTTTCAAACAATCAGAAAACCGATTGTTTCTGCTGGATTATGATGGAACCTTGGCAGGATTTAAGGATAATCCCAAGGAAGCAAGTCCAGATCAACAATTGTATAAGCTTTTGGATCAACTGCAATCGAATCCAAAAAATGACGTGGTCATTATTAGTGGACGTGATAGAGAAACCTTTACTGAGTGGTTTGGAGATGAAGATTACAAATTGATTACCGATCACGGCGTTTGGCTTAAAACGAAGGATCATCAGTGGGAAGCCTTAGAACGACTTAAAAATGACTGGATGGAGAACATCAAACCCATCTTAGAGACGTTTGTAGACAGAACTCCAGGGACCTTTATAGAGGAGAAAAAATACTCATTGGCTTGGCATTATAGAAAAGCCGATCCCGAGCTCGCTCAAATTCGAACCATTGAGATCGATACGGTGTTGACCAGTTTAACTTCTAATAATGACTTGTCTGTTTTAAAAGGAAACAAGGTCATCGAAATAAAAAGTAGTAGCGTTAATAAAGGAAGAGCTTCATCTCGATTGTTAACCGCTAATAATTACGACTTCATGTTCTGTATTGGTGACGATTGGACCGATGAATATATGTTTGAAGAACTTCCGGAAACAGCTTATACGGTTAAGGTAGGCTTTAAGAAAACTGCGGCGAAGTACTATGTTAAAAACACCGACGAAGTGAGAACGGTTTTGAAAAAGTTTGTAGAATAATTTTTTAGTCAAATTTTTATCTTTGGAATTAAAGAGTAAAACGTCCCTTGCTTTAATAGTCATAGAAATGACGGAAGTTTACAGTAATAATAGCTACTAATTGGCAATAATTCATACTTATTTAATAGTTCAATATAAAATCAATGCAGAATACCATTTTAAGATCATTCGTTTTTTTAATGCTGTCGACACTTTGTCTTTCGGCTCAAACCAACCAAAAAATATACGATGTTATCGATGCCGTTTCCGAAGAACGTTTAGAAAGCGATGTCAAGACTTTAGTGGAGTTTGGTACGCGTCATACGCTAAGTGATACGGTTTCTGAAACTAGAGGTATTGGGGCAGCAAGGCGATGGGTAAAAAAAGAGTTTGAGTCCATTTCTAGTGATTGTAATAATTGCCTGAATGTGTTTTATCAAAAAAACAAGGTGGAGAAAGATGATAATAGTCGCATTACTAGAGATGTCATGGTCGTTAATGTTGTGGCTGTTCAGAAGGGCACCAAATACCCTAACCGTTATATTATAATGAGTGGCGATATTGACTCTCGTGTTTCAGACCCAAATGATTTTACGTCAGATGCTCCCGGGGCAAATGATAACGCTACTGGAATGGCCGGTACAATGGAAGCTGCTCGAGTGCTATCTCAATATCAATTTGAAAATAGCATTGTATATATAGGGCTTTCAGGAGAAGAACAAGGGTTATATGGCGGAAAAGGTCTTGCTGAGTATGCTAAAGAAAGTAATTGGGAAATTATTGGTGTGCTTAATAATGACATGATTGGAAATATTAAAGGCGTTGATGGCGTAATTGATAATAGAACATTTAGGATTTTCTCAGAGCCTGTGCCTCCAACCGAAACCGAACAACAGCGAAATGCGAGACGTTTTTACGGTGGCGAAGTCGATGGGATATCGAGACAATTAGCACGTTACGTTCATAAAACTACAGAAACGTACATGCCAGAAATGAACCCTATGATGGTGTACAGATTAGATCGATTTGGACGTGGTGGGCACCATAGACCTTTTAACGATGCTGGTTTCTCCGGCATCCGAATTATGGAAGCTCACGAGAACTATACACAACAACATCAAGATATTCGCACTGAAAATGGTATTGATTATGGAGATACGTTTGAACACGTCAATTTTTCATATGTAAAAAAATTGACTGCGGTTAATGCCATTGCAATGGCGAGTATAGCATCTGCACCTCCAGCGCCATCAGAAGTGGCTATCGGCGGGATTGTTGAGCCCTCGGCTAAATTAAAATGGACTCCCGTAGAGGGAGCAAAAGGGTATAAAATTTATTGGCGAGATACTACGTCTCCAACTTGGGATTATAGTAGATATGTAGAAGATGTAAATGAATTTACTTTAGAAGGCATTGTTATCGATAATTTCTTTTTTGGAGTGGCTTCTGTTGGTGAGGACGGCTTTGAAAGTGTAGTTGTGTTTCCAAATGCTATTTTGAAGTAGAATTATGCGCTACTTAATATTTATTATAGTCTTGGGCTTCGTTTTCTCATGTTCTGATAAACTTAAAACACCAAACTACATAATTTTTAATCAAATTGATGATTCTATTAATATTTCAGCAATAAATGAGCTGCACGCACCTTATCAAATAGCTGTAGAAAATGAAAATGGTGATTTGGGTAAGACCTTTGTTCTTAATCCAAACGATACTGTATTGCTATCAAAAATTAATTCAAAAGTAATGGATACACTCCAAATTTTGAAAACGTTTAAATTTAAAACAGCGTATGGCAATCCAGAATTAATAGCTTACGACTCACTCTATAGTTATCAACCCCCTTTTTCTCGTGGTAAATCGTATAAAATTTTACAAGGTAACAGCACCAATTTCACTCATAACACTGATTTTTCTAAATACGCATTAGATTTCAAAATTCCAATTGGTGATACCATCTGTGCGGCAAGAGAAGGATTTGTTGTAGGAGTTGTATCACACAATTACAAACAAGGCACCAATGCATCTTACCGAGATTTTGCCAATTACATTACTATGTATCACAACGATGGCACTTTTAGCCAATATGTACATTTAGATACTAATGGAGCACTCATTGAAGTTAACGATTTTGTTGAGGTGGGTGAACCTATAGCAATTTCGGGTCATACGGGTTGGTCAACTGAGCCTCATTTACATTTTGCAGTATTTAAAAGTGAACCTTTTAAATTTGTTTCGATACCCTTTGTTTTAGATTCTAAAAAAAGCACCGATTTTATAAAATGGGAAATTGTTAAAAATGATTGAGGAGTTATATTTTAAAACGGATGAACATTGGCGCGATTGGCTCCATCAAAATCATAAGTTATACAAGGGTGTCTATTTGATTTTCTATAAGGTTGATCATGATAAAGATTCCATGCGCTGGGAGGAGGCTGTAAAAGTAGCCTTATGCTATGGTTGGATCGATTCTACTGTAAAAGGTTTGGGTAATGGTAAACGTCGACAATATTTCTGTCCCAGAAAACCCAAAAGTGCGTGGAGCGCTTTAAACAAAAGTTACATTGATGAACTGACGGATAAGGGTTTAATTCAAGAAAGTGGATCGAGAGCAATTCAAGTAGCTAAAGAAAACGGGAGTTGGAAAGCTCTTGATGATGTTGAAAATGGGATTATTCCAAAGGATCTACAATTGGCCTTTAATAAGAATCTGATCGCGTTTGAAAATTATACCAATTTTTCAACCTCTTATCGAAAGAGCTATTTGTATTGGTTAAATCAAGCAAAAAGAGAAACGACTCGACAATCACGCATTGTAGAAATAATACGCCTTTGTGAACAAAATAAAAAGACACGATAAGTATTTGAAATGATGAAGAGTGACCGTTTTAGTGTAGGATTATTAGACCAACATCATCTTTATGTGCCATCAGAGATTGTTGAGGTTTTTCCGAAGGAAAAGAGAAATCGCTTTAAGGTTAAATTTCAGCACCAAGATAAGTCTCTAGAAGTCTATGCGGCTTTACGCAAGGATAAAAATACTGGTGATTATAGGATGATGTTCAGTAAGGGCAATCAAGCAAAATTAGGCTTATTTCAAAATGATTATTTTGAAATGCAATTAATTGAAGATACCTCGAAATACGGCGTGGAAATGCCAGAAGAATTAGATGAGGTGTTTAAGACAGACGTAGAGGCTTTCAGGATTTTTGAATCGTTCACTGCAGGAAAAAAGCGCAGTATTATCTA
Proteins encoded in this window:
- a CDS encoding YdeI/OmpD-associated family protein, producing the protein MMKSDRFSVGLLDQHHLYVPSEIVEVFPKEKRNRFKVKFQHQDKSLEVYAALRKDKNTGDYRMMFSKGNQAKLGLFQNDYFEMQLIEDTSKYGVEMPEELDEVFKTDVEAFRIFESFTAGKKRSIIYTIIRIKNSQKRIDKALLLCENLKKGITDQRTLFKPQ
- a CDS encoding M23 family metallopeptidase, giving the protein MRYLIFIIVLGFVFSCSDKLKTPNYIIFNQIDDSINISAINELHAPYQIAVENENGDLGKTFVLNPNDTVLLSKINSKVMDTLQILKTFKFKTAYGNPELIAYDSLYSYQPPFSRGKSYKILQGNSTNFTHNTDFSKYALDFKIPIGDTICAAREGFVVGVVSHNYKQGTNASYRDFANYITMYHNDGTFSQYVHLDTNGALIEVNDFVEVGEPIAISGHTGWSTEPHLHFAVFKSEPFKFVSIPFVLDSKKSTDFIKWEIVKND
- a CDS encoding YdeI family protein, which produces MIEELYFKTDEHWRDWLHQNHKLYKGVYLIFYKVDHDKDSMRWEEAVKVALCYGWIDSTVKGLGNGKRRQYFCPRKPKSAWSALNKSYIDELTDKGLIQESGSRAIQVAKENGSWKALDDVENGIIPKDLQLAFNKNLIAFENYTNFSTSYRKSYLYWLNQAKRETTRQSRIVEIIRLCEQNKKTR
- a CDS encoding DUF6265 family protein; the encoded protein is MKQLFLLMLFLGSSIPSQAQEKPSQLEPKLENIAWIAGTWRGEAFGGITEEIWSQPSGGSMMASFKLINEGEVTFYEIEIIKEVDNSLLLQLKHFDKNLKGWETKNETIDFPLKEITAHKVVFEGMTFEKVSDTKMTVFVDIKNEEGDVEIVAFDYTRE
- a CDS encoding M28 family peptidase produces the protein MQNTILRSFVFLMLSTLCLSAQTNQKIYDVIDAVSEERLESDVKTLVEFGTRHTLSDTVSETRGIGAARRWVKKEFESISSDCNNCLNVFYQKNKVEKDDNSRITRDVMVVNVVAVQKGTKYPNRYIIMSGDIDSRVSDPNDFTSDAPGANDNATGMAGTMEAARVLSQYQFENSIVYIGLSGEEQGLYGGKGLAEYAKESNWEIIGVLNNDMIGNIKGVDGVIDNRTFRIFSEPVPPTETEQQRNARRFYGGEVDGISRQLARYVHKTTETYMPEMNPMMVYRLDRFGRGGHHRPFNDAGFSGIRIMEAHENYTQQHQDIRTENGIDYGDTFEHVNFSYVKKLTAVNAIAMASIASAPPAPSEVAIGGIVEPSAKLKWTPVEGAKGYKIYWRDTTSPTWDYSRYVEDVNEFTLEGIVIDNFFFGVASVGEDGFESVVVFPNAILK
- a CDS encoding bifunctional alpha,alpha-trehalose-phosphate synthase (UDP-forming)/trehalose-phosphatase, translated to MNKTIIISNRLPLQIKLDHDKLQVEPSVGGLATGLKSVHNDGNSLWIGWSGLTEEELNEEQSKEVKKMVKEAKCDAVSLTQNDLENFYYGFSNRTLWPLFHYFMEFTEFENDYWESYKEVNQKFADKVLEHVEDGDTVWVHDYQLLLLPKLIKDKKPNTTIGFFLHIPYPSYEIFRTFPWREELLHGMLGADLIGFHTYDYERHFLSSVKRILRLDVNFNEITYHDRIVKVDSFPMGIDYDKFHDSAIKQKAEEKSELQKRLDDHINSSPDARMILSIDRMDYTKGIPNRIRAFEYFLKKYPQYKEKVRLIMLAVPSRSNVPQYQKLKRDTDELVGRVNGEFSTVSWTPIWYFYRSMPFENLIDLYTSSHVAMITPVRDGMNLVAKEYVATRTEQDGVLILSEMAGASKEMNESMLINPNNFEQIADTLKYALEMPIEEQQSRMKILQKRLKRYTVEKWAEEFMKSLHATKHLGAVIAAERLDEKVQERMYAGFKQSENRLFLLDYDGTLAGFKDNPKEASPDQQLYKLLDQLQSNPKNDVVIISGRDRETFTEWFGDEDYKLITDHGVWLKTKDHQWEALERLKNDWMENIKPILETFVDRTPGTFIEEKKYSLAWHYRKADPELAQIRTIEIDTVLTSLTSNNDLSVLKGNKVIEIKSSSVNKGRASSRLLTANNYDFMFCIGDDWTDEYMFEELPETAYTVKVGFKKTAAKYYVKNTDEVRTVLKKFVE
- a CDS encoding nuclear transport factor 2 family protein, which translates into the protein MNRPLLPLIFLFVTFLIHAQPDTEVFLFDFEFSKDSLRLFNLKNISDSPGYDNQPSFYNDTLVLFASTRNDQTDIRSYNLNNAETTWLTDTEFNEYSPLKIPFQNAFSAVTLEKDENQRLLQYDILVKLEPLMLIDDILIGYHLWLNRNIVISSILKDENLTLTVSDFRFKKHKDLVDHVGRSLFKIPSERKDPLFSFVDKNSNPWQLMSFDLDELEAEALFEMMPNVEDMVWLNEKIAFSGKGHKIYAHNLKKRGDWELVATLDNFGITNVTRLAISPNGKKIAIVGEYVLDYDPETPDAIVQQQLDAYNYQDIDMFLETYTEDVKLYNYPNELISEGKVQLRERYADFFENTPDLYAALENRTVIGNKVIDKEKLTANGNTFFAVAIYEVENGLIKSVTFVK
- a CDS encoding glycoside hydrolase family 15 protein, translating into MKNLDYGIIGNCRSAALISKTGSLDWCCLPEFDSSSVFAKLLDDEIGGSFSFSVSEDYEITQAYIENTCILVTRFSTEKDSFEIHDFMPRYKKDTNDYYAPPEVVRYIKLLKGTPEFKVNYNPKLEYALGNTNTYVKEDFIVSLTDKERYDTLFLYTSFDKKAVVEGHPIQLKTDGFFQFGYNEKLFVPTINKIDLERERTKVYWLNWMTRTPSYALYNEQISRSAMTLKLLSYEKTGAVLAAATTSLPETIGEVRNWDYRFCWIRDASMVIKVVSQLGHKRMAKRYLEFITHLIPEKDEKLQIMYGINGEKILTELKLDHLSGYMGSKPVRIGNAAYSQRQNDIYGILMDVIHQQLVKFKTDIENGEELWAITKGIVWVVSKHWKEADKGIWEFRTEDRHFTFSKVLCWVAIDKAIKVSKILGKTHKLEKWLPLEAEIRKDIMDNAWNEDVQAFTQSYGSTDLDAAVLLMEPYEFIDAKDPKYVSTVKAIEKELSNDGLLYRYKNQDDFGLPSSSFTICTFWFINSLFKIGEEQKAKKLFDQLLSYSNHLGLFSEDIDFKTKRLLGNFPQAYSHLALIETAINLSTITQEESVMESINS